One stretch of Candidatus Bathyarchaeia archaeon DNA includes these proteins:
- a CDS encoding ABC transporter ATP-binding protein, which yields MKITVQDVTFNYRSTPTLSQVSMQIDESEVLGMIGPNGSGKTTLLKCINKILEPKQGKIILDTQEAKKMSRMEVAKHIGYVPQSTNSNPTALPVFEIVLMGRRPHITWQSSEKDNAKVWEALKMLNIENLAMRDFYELSGGEQQRVLIARSIAQEAKVLLLDEPTSNLDIKHQLEVMYLTRKLVTKGKLAAAVAIHDLNLASRFCDKIVMMKNGKVFAAGEAQNVLSPETIRTVYGVEVMVNFDAKFPYIIPIEPLN from the coding sequence ATGAAAATAACAGTCCAAGACGTTACATTCAACTACCGAAGCACCCCCACACTCTCACAAGTCTCCATGCAAATCGACGAATCCGAAGTCTTGGGCATGATAGGCCCCAACGGTTCAGGAAAAACCACCCTACTCAAATGCATAAACAAAATTTTAGAACCCAAACAAGGCAAAATAATCCTTGACACTCAAGAAGCAAAAAAAATGAGCCGCATGGAAGTCGCCAAACACATAGGCTACGTACCCCAAAGCACCAACAGCAACCCAACAGCGCTACCAGTTTTTGAGATTGTCCTGATGGGCAGAAGACCTCACATCACCTGGCAAAGTAGCGAAAAAGATAACGCCAAAGTTTGGGAAGCCCTCAAAATGCTCAACATCGAAAACCTTGCAATGCGCGATTTTTATGAGTTAAGCGGGGGTGAACAACAAAGAGTCCTCATCGCCAGGTCAATAGCCCAAGAAGCCAAAGTTCTTCTGCTTGACGAGCCCACCAGCAACTTAGACATCAAACACCAACTAGAAGTCATGTACCTAACCCGAAAGCTGGTTACCAAAGGAAAGCTTGCTGCTGCCGTGGCAATTCATGACCTTAACCTTGCATCCAGATTCTGCGACAAAATTGTGATGATGAAAAACGGCAAAGTTTTTGCGGCTGGGGAAGCACAGAACGTTTTGAGCCCTGAAACGATAAGAACTGTTTATGGAGTGGAAGTTATGGTGAACTTTGACGCCAAATTCCCCTACATAATACCCATTGAACCCCTTAACTAA